The following proteins come from a genomic window of Triticum aestivum cultivar Chinese Spring chromosome 6A, IWGSC CS RefSeq v2.1, whole genome shotgun sequence:
- the LOC123128039 gene encoding serine/arginine repetitive matrix protein 1, whose product MGMRCKRHPFQAGGGICATCLRDRLLVLAAAQNDASSTPSTPPATAPPPPAEAAPAPAFPRSVSPYVSRRKSDSSGGALRHHPSLLFFRTPQVGPAYGGSAPLEEGDIGYHKPRAGKFSVLATLFGSHHHRRHGPEDKDKAKERKKSRSWLAGIIPRRRRKQVPADAVLPASPPPRRSCRVVSNRGLSPERCSQGSGEESSSPADPPWRPSPSPMRRTPCRRRQTSSMPSGFAVCLSPLVRPSPGRRHRAAQPPDSGTFSSELRPSPLHSAASVGRCRSRKLADGARFR is encoded by the coding sequence atgggcATGAGGTGCAAGAGGCACCCGTTCCAGGCCGGCGGCGGCATCTGCGCCACGTGCCTGCGGGACCGCCTGCTCGTGCTCGCCGCCGCGCAGAACGACGCGTCGTCGACGCCGTCCACTCCTCCCGCCACCGCTCCCCCTCCGCCCGCGGAGGCGGCGCCGGCCCCGGCGTTCCCGAGGTCCGTGTCGCCGTACGTGTCCCGCAGGAAGTCCGACTCCTCGGGCGGCGCGCTCAGGCACCACCCGAGCCTGCTCTTCTTCCGGACGCCGCAGGTCGGCCCCGCCTACGGCGGCAGTGCCCCGCTCGAGGAAGGCGACATCGGGTACCACAAGCCGCGCGCCGGGAAATTCTCCGTGCTCGCCACGCTCTTCGgcagccaccaccaccgccgccacggaCCGGAGGACAAGGACAAAGCCAAGGAGCGCAAGAAGAGCCGTTCCTGGCTGGCCGGGATCATCCCGCGCCGTCGCAGGAAGCAGGTGCCGGCCGACGCCGTGctgcccgcgtcgccgccgcccagGCGCTCCTGCCGCGTGGTCAGCAACCGGGGGCTGTCGCCGGAGCGGTGCAGTCAGGGCAGCGGCGAGGAGAGCAGCTCGCCCGCCGACCCCCCGTGGCGGCCGTCCCCTTCCCCGATGCGGAGGACCCCATGCCGGCGCCGCCAGACCAGCAGCATGCCGTCGGGATTCGCCGTGTGCCTCAGCCCGCTGGTGCGGCCCAGCCCCggacgccgccaccgcgccgcgcaGCCGCCGGACTCGGGCACCTTCTCCTCCGAGCTGCGGCCGTCGCCGCTCCACAGCGCCGCCTCCGTCGGACGCTGCCGCTCACGGAAGCTCGCCGACGGCGCTCGCTTCCGGTGA